The nucleotide window AGAGTGGCCATTGCGGGAGTCATGGCCATGGAGCCTAAATGTATCGTTTTGGACGAGCCCACAGCCATGCTGGATCCCAACGGGCGGCGGGAGGTCATACGCACGGTGCTGGAACTGAATGAGAAAAAGGGAATTACGGTCATTTTGATCACCCATTATATGGAAGAGGTCATTCATGCGGACCGGATCATTGTCATGGACGAGGGAGAGATCGTCATGGAAGGAGTGCCGGAGGAAATCTTCAGCCGCGTGGAGGAACTGAAAAAATACCGGCTGGACGTGCCTCAGGTGACGGAGCTGGCATATGAGCTGAGGAAAAAGGGCGTGCCGATGCGGCCGTGTATTCTGACCGTGGAGGAGTTTGTGACAGAAATCATGGACACGTACAGGAAGCACAGCGAGTGAGGAAATGACATGGCGATTACATTGGAGCATGTGGAGTATAAATACAGCGAAGGCACCCCCATGGAAACGGATGCCCTGCACGATGTGAGTCTGGAGATAAAGGACGGTGAATTCATCGGTCTGATCGGACACACCGGATCTGGCAAATCTACGCTGATACAGCATTTGAACGGACTGATGCGGGCCACCTCCGGAGATATCCGGTATAACGGAGGCAGCATTTATGCGGAAGGATTTTCCATGAAGGAGCTGCGGAGCAGGGTAGGACTGGTGTTCCAGTATCCGGAGCACCAGCTTTTTGAGGTGGATGTCTTCACAGACGTGTGCTTTGGGCCGAAGAACCAGGGGCTTTCCAAAGAGGAGACGGAGGAGCGGGCGAAAGAGGCCCTGTCACTGGTCGGCATCGGAGAGAACTATTATAAAAAGTCTCCCTTTGAGCTGTCGGGAGGAGAAAAAAGAAGAGTGGCCATCGCGGGAGTGCTGGCCATGAGGCCGGAGGTGCTCATACTGGATGAACCAACGGCAGGACTGGACCCCAAAGGGCGGGACGAGATACTGGGGCAGGTCGTGAGGCTGCACCGGGAACGGGGCATGACCGTCATACTGGTATCCCACAGTATGGAGGACGTGGCGAAATATGTGGACAGAATCATGGTGATGAATCATGGGGAGCTGGTTTTCAATGATACGCCGAAAGCCGTGTTTGCACATTACAAGGAGCTGGAGAAGATGGGACTTGCGGCGCCGCAGGTGACCTATATTGCCCATGCCTTAAAGGATGCGGGATTTCCCATGAAGACAGACGTGATCACCGTAGAAGAGGCAGAAGAAGCGATTCTCTGCACTCTCGGTAAAGAAAGAGAGAAATAAACGCTCATGATGAGAGATATTACTTTGGGCCAGTATTATCCGGTACAGTCTCCTGTCCATAAACTGGACCCCAGAACAAAGCTGTTTGGAACGCTCGTGCTGATCGCCGCCCTTTTTGTGGCGGATAATCTTTTCTGCTATATCCTGGCGGCAGTATTCCTGTTTGGTACGATCCGGCTCTCCAAAGTGCCGGTGAAGCATATTGTGAAAGGGCTGAAGCCGGTGATCTTCCTGCTTTTGTTCAGCGTGGTGTTCAACCTGTTCCTGACAAGCGGCGAAGTCCTGGTCCGATTCTGGGTCTTTAAGATCACCCGCGAGGGGCTTCTGCGTTCAGGTATGATGGCAGTACGGCTAATTTTTTTGGTAATGGGGACTTCCCTGCTGACCTTTACCACTACGCCGAACCAGCTGACCGACGGATTGGAGCGGAGCCTTCGCTTCCTGAGGGTGGTGCGGGTGCCGGTCCATGAGATTGCGATGATGATG belongs to Qiania dongpingensis and includes:
- a CDS encoding energy-coupling factor transporter ATPase, whose translation is MAITLEHVEYKYSEGTPMETDALHDVSLEIKDGEFIGLIGHTGSGKSTLIQHLNGLMRATSGDIRYNGGSIYAEGFSMKELRSRVGLVFQYPEHQLFEVDVFTDVCFGPKNQGLSKEETEERAKEALSLVGIGENYYKKSPFELSGGEKRRVAIAGVLAMRPEVLILDEPTAGLDPKGRDEILGQVVRLHRERGMTVILVSHSMEDVAKYVDRIMVMNHGELVFNDTPKAVFAHYKELEKMGLAAPQVTYIAHALKDAGFPMKTDVITVEEAEEAILCTLGKEREK
- a CDS encoding energy-coupling factor transporter transmembrane component T family protein, whose amino-acid sequence is MMRDITLGQYYPVQSPVHKLDPRTKLFGTLVLIAALFVADNLFCYILAAVFLFGTIRLSKVPVKHIVKGLKPVIFLLLFSVVFNLFLTSGEVLVRFWVFKITREGLLRSGMMAVRLIFLVMGTSLLTFTTTPNQLTDGLERSLRFLRVVRVPVHEIAMMMSIALRFIPILVEETDKIMKAQMARGADFESGGLIKKAKAMIPLLVPLFISAFRRASDLAMAMEARCYHGGEGRTKMKPLRYAARDRAAYLVLLGFLACIILLKIFL